From a region of the Archocentrus centrarchus isolate MPI-CPG fArcCen1 chromosome 18, fArcCen1, whole genome shotgun sequence genome:
- the LOC115797351 gene encoding uncharacterized protein LOC115797351: protein MMPLNFALCLSCLVLGSVAQKTDLKSARYTHKESSFVSASIGDSVTLRCFYDEDAVMFYWYKQTLQQKPRLMSTFYKHEKSGTFHDEFKNNPRFTLDTGNGKNHLIISDIQISDSATYYCMGISGYDFEFVEDVTVNVKGSGINIQTLVHQSELSAASETIRPGGSALNCIIHTHTYDRGHRVYWFKDSVESQPGLIYTSGVRNEKRTETQTHACFFNTPMKSLNLSDAGTHYCAVASCGHMLFGDGKDLHSVHEGYSPVLVYFLSGALAFTIILVVMLAYAALKINIKMRCQSSQGRSAVASAEGSQDSDNLHYAALRNHKVNRSKRQRDNTNTECVYSSVK from the exons aGACCGACCTGAAATCAGCACGTTACACACATAAAGAAAGTAGTTTTGTGTCGGCTAGCATTGGTGACAGTGTGACTTTGCGATGTTTCTACGACGAAGATGCAGTGATGTTTTACTGGTATAAACAAACTCTGCAACAGAAACCAAGGCTCATGTCTACATTTTATAAACACGAAAAAAGTGGCACCTTTCACgatgaatttaaaaacaatcctcGTTTCACATTAGACACCGGAAATGGTAAAAATCACTTGATAATTTCAGATATACAGATTTCCGACTCAGCAACTTATTACTGCATGGGTATCTCTGGATACGATTTTGAATTTGTTGAGGATGTTACTGTCAATGTAAAAGGTTCAGGGATAAACATCCAAACGTTGGTCCATCAGTCTGAGCTTTCAGCTGCATCTGAAACCATTCGGCCAGGAGGCTCTGCTCTGAACTgtattatacacacacatacctaTGACAGAGGCCACAGAGTTTACTGGTTCAAAGACTCAGTAGAATCTCAGCCTGGACTTATTTACACCAGTGGAGTCAGAAATGAGAAGAGgactgagacacaaacacacgccTGTTTCTTTAACACACCCATGAAAAGTCTGAATCTGTCTGATGCCGGGACCCACTACTGTGCTGTAGCCTCATGTGGACACATGCTGTTTGGAGACGGAAAAGATTTACACTCAGTGC ATGAGGGGTATTCTCCTGTCTTGGTGTATTTCCTGAGTGGAGCACTGGCATTTACCATTATCCTGGTGGTTATGCTGGCATATGCAGCACTTAAAATAAACATCAAAATGAGATGCCAAA GCTCTCAAGGAAGATCTGCAGTTGCCTCAGCAGAG GGTTCCCAGGATTCAGACAACCTCCATTATGCTGCTTTGAGGAATCACAAGGTCAACCGATCCAAGAGACAACGAGACAACACAAACACCGAATGTGTGTACTCAAGTGTCAAATAA
- the LOC115797590 gene encoding uncharacterized protein LOC115797590 encodes MTSLKFALIFLFLWPIGLKANLQLSLHVRQESGFISANVGDNVTLRCFYKGDVAAMFYWYKQTLGQKPKLISTFYKHDKNGTFNGDFKNNPRFSLEAKNGLNHLTISNVQISDSATYYCISCYAYKFEFAEGTTISVKGSGLNIQTSVHQISSETIQPGGSVTLNCTVHTGTCGGEHSVYWFKSSEKSLPRLIYTHGGMNDRCERKTNTQTHMCVYDLPIKSLNLPHNGTYYCAVAACGHILFGNGTKLDFEDEVTFSDNLVHALSGALAFTTTLSVLMAFLVYKMNKESQARCSDPSTTNVEGNQDADNLHYAAIQTQRFNRQKRQMNDATSHCVYSSVRQQN; translated from the exons ATGACATCCCTGAAGTTTGCTCTGATTTTTCTGTTCTTGTGGCCAATAG GCTTGAAAGCTAATTTACAGCTGTCTTTGCATGTTCGTCAAGAGAGTGGTTTTATATCAGCTAATGTTGGAGACAATGTAACTTTGCGATGTTTCTATAAAGGTGATGTTGCAGCTATGTTTTACTGGTACAAACAAACTCTGGGACAGAAACCAAAGCTCATCTCTACCTTCTATAAGCACGATAAAAATGGCACTTTTAATGGTGATTTCAAGAACAATCCAAGGTTCTCTTTGGAAGCTAAAAATGGCCTGAACCACTTGACAATCTCAAATGTACAAATTTCGGACTCAGCTACTTATTACTGCATAAGCTGCTATGCATACAAGTTTGAATTTGCTGAGGGTACTACCATCAGTGTGAAGGGTTCAGGTTTGAATATCCAAACTTCAGTCCATCAGATATCTTCTGAGACCATTCAGCCAGGAGGCTCTGTGACTCTGAACTGTACAGTACACACTGGGACCTGTGGTGGAGAACACAGTGTTTACTGGTTCAAAAGCTCGGAAAAATCTCTTCCAAGACTGATTTACACCCATGGGGGTATGAATGATCGATGTGAGAGGAAaactaacacacaaacacacatgtgtgTCTATGATTTGCCAATAAAGAGCCTGAATCTGCCTCATAATGGCACCTACTACTGTGCTGTTGCCGCTTGTGGACACATACTGTTTGGAAACGGGACCAAGCTGGACTTTGAGG ATGAGGTGACCTTTTCTGACAATCTTGTGCATGCCTTAAGTGGAGCATTGGCATTCACCACCACTTTGAGTGTTTTAATGGCTTTCCTAGTGTACAAGATGAATAAAG AGTCACAAGCAAGATGTTCAGATCCCTCCACAACTAATGTAGag ggaAACCAAGATGCAGACAATCTTCACTATGCTGCTATACAGACACAAAGGTTCAACCGGCAAAAAAGACAGATGAACGATGCCACGAGTCACTGTGTGTATTCTAGTGTAAGACAGCAGAATTGA